The region ATGTGATTTGTTTTATTAGATGAGTAATTCTTGCATGAAGGCTGTTATGGTAAATTTCAAGTGATAAGTGGCTGAGTTGTTTTAACTAGAGTTTAACTCAGAAGACTAATGTATGACCAGAATAGAAGGCCAAGAAGTGTATAAATATGGAAGCCTTGCTGTGGTTGTGGCTAGGTAAGACCTCTAGCACTTCCACTTCTCTGGTTTGAGAAACAATGGGAAGGTCTCCTTGTTGTGATGAGAATGGTCTCAAGAAGGGACCCTGGACTCCTGAAGAGGATCAAAAACTAGTTGATTATATTCAGAAGCATGGCCATGGCAGCTGGAGAGCTCTTCCTAAGCTTGCTGGTCCTCtgcttctctctctttctctctgtgtgtgtgtgttcatgCATTTCTAATATCTTGTTGCTAAAAgtgttgtttgtttaaaatctTCTACAGGACTCAATAGATGCGGTAAGAGTTGCAGACTAAGATGGACAAACTACTTGAGGCCGGACATCAAGAGAGGCAAATTCTCACCAGAAGAAGAACAAACCATTCTCAATCTCCATTCCATTCTTGGGAACAAGTAAGTATACAGAGTGAGTGAGTTATATCATGCACAGCTAATGTGAGCATTACTAAGCACCCCGCAATTGGTTTGTTTCTGCAATTAGATGGTCTGCAATTGCCACACACCTCCCTGGTCGCACTGACAATGAGATAAAGAACTTCTGGAACACCCATCTTAAGAAAAAGCTCATCCAGATGGGCTTTGATCCTATGACTCACCGGCCGAGGACTGACTTCTTCGCCACCCTGCCGCACCTCATAGCTCTTGCAAACCTCAAAGAACTTGTTGACAACAATCCTTGGGATGATCATTCTATGAGACTGCAAGCAGAAGCTGTCCAGAATGCTAAGCTCCAGTATCTTCAGTGCCTCATCCAGTCTGCAGCTGCCATGGCTGGTAACTCCACCACCAACAGTCCAAGCTCCATTGCTGCTGAATTGGAGCCTATGAGCTTGTTGAACTCTCAGATGATGACTATGCCTTCAATGCCTAGTGCGCCAGCTCCTGCTGCTGTTCATCTACCTGAGCTTCAGATACCTTCATCTTTTGAACAACAGCAGCCACTCAGCAATGAAACCAATCATCAGGAATCCAGCTTCATTGTGTTCAGCCAAGGAGAGAATAGCACACCAAGAACTCCATTGATCTCTCCTTTATCTCTTCCTCCTCTTACTGACATCTCTATCAGCAACCCTGGGGATGCTTGTAGCACCTCCAGCTGTGGTGATGGAGGAGCTATGCCTTTCTGGCCTGAGCTCTTGCTTGATGAACCTTTCCTCACAGAGTTTGcctgattttcttctttttttagtttttgttttcctttttgttcttctagctctagttttcattttattttatattattttttttctttttgagagtGTGTTCAGTGACTGCAGGAAGGTTGCACCACCTTTTCTTATCACGCAGTCTTTGTTGTTAGTACTATTCACCATGCAGACCATCTCTTAAACAAGCTCAGACACATGTATGTAAAACAATTGTtttctctatgtatatatatatttatacttgGTTTGCAACTTTGCATTCTGGTTTGTCTCTTTCTTATTTACATGAATGAAAACGATGTACATGAAGTTTTTCATCTGagttattataataatcatGCATTAGAACAGTATCCTATGATCATCAAAGTGGTCCAACAAGCAAGATTATTGTGTGATATATACACAcagatatacatatacatatatcacACCCCAACAACTACTTGATTCTATGATAGATCTTCTTCCATCATCggtttaattaatttcattgaaaatgaaattcattttttaacAAGATAAGAAGAAGTTTACTTGAATGAAGGTTAAGTTAAAAAGCATGcagagaagaaagaaacaagaatggagaatagaagaagaaagaggtgtAGACAAGAAAACATTGCATCTCAAGTAGTTAGAGAGTTGACCTTTGGCTGTCATTTCAATTAGCAATCATAGGAAAAGGGCCTAAATAGTtaacaagaacaacaactacaacaaaagttaattataatattaatcataatcACCAAGAAGCAACATGCATCACTTTCTTTTTGTAGGGGAGCA is a window of Dioscorea cayenensis subsp. rotundata cultivar TDr96_F1 chromosome 5, TDr96_F1_v2_PseudoChromosome.rev07_lg8_w22 25.fasta, whole genome shotgun sequence DNA encoding:
- the LOC120260559 gene encoding transcription factor MYB93-like isoform X2, whose translation is MEALLWLWLGLNRCGKSCRLRWTNYLRPDIKRGKFSPEEEQTILNLHSILGNKWSAIATHLPGRTDNEIKNFWNTHLKKKLIQMGFDPMTHRPRTDFFATLPHLIALANLKELVDNNPWDDHSMRLQAEAVQNAKLQYLQCLIQSAAAMAGNSTTNSPSSIAAELEPMSLLNSQMMTMPSMPSAPAPAAVHLPELQIPSSFEQQQPLSNETNHQESSFIVFSQGENSTPRTPLISPLSLPPLTDISISNPGDACSTSSCGDGGAMPFWPELLLDEPFLTEFA
- the LOC120260559 gene encoding transcription factor MYB93-like isoform X1, with the protein product MGRSPCCDENGLKKGPWTPEEDQKLVDYIQKHGHGSWRALPKLAGLNRCGKSCRLRWTNYLRPDIKRGKFSPEEEQTILNLHSILGNKWSAIATHLPGRTDNEIKNFWNTHLKKKLIQMGFDPMTHRPRTDFFATLPHLIALANLKELVDNNPWDDHSMRLQAEAVQNAKLQYLQCLIQSAAAMAGNSTTNSPSSIAAELEPMSLLNSQMMTMPSMPSAPAPAAVHLPELQIPSSFEQQQPLSNETNHQESSFIVFSQGENSTPRTPLISPLSLPPLTDISISNPGDACSTSSCGDGGAMPFWPELLLDEPFLTEFA